TTTAAATACAATGTTTCCCTCCATATCTGTTATATCACATGACTGTGACTGAACACAAAACAGTAACACACATGAAATAGTCAAATATTGATCATCAATCTCACACACCTTCCAGGTTCTGGTGATGTACCCATGATGATGTGGGCTTTGCCTCCGTCTCGGCACTTGTGCCTTCCGCCAGTTTGTCGGCATCCACAAAgtgctcctcttcatcatcatcatcatcgccgTCCTCATTCTCTTCAGCAAGGTCTTTgaactcctcctcttccccatCCTGAGTGAacacaacaggaagtgatgctatcaatcaaactttaaatATAGACAGGGAATATGTGGAGAAACATGGTAATTATCTTAACTCCTCTGGTCCTCTGAGAGTCCTATCCTTCACAGTGACAACATTAATGTCTAAAATTACCATTCTGATGAGTCATTGATCCCAGTATGTGTGACCATCTTACCCCGTCATCCTGAAGCAGGAGCTTGAGGCCCGGTTTGGCTTTCATGACCTCGGACACCAGGAAGAGAGCCCCGCAGGAGAAGCTGGCGTTCTGCTCGGCGCTGACCTGCAGCAGCCGCTTCACGAAGGCTTTGACGCGCCGCAGCACGATGTCTGCCTTCAGAGACTTGTACAGCAGGTTGAGGAACATGCTCTGTCTGGAGGACGACGACAGACCGGGGTCCAGCAACTTcctgcagagaagaagaaaagtcaaCATTTAGATTTACATCACTTGTCTCACTTTTTATATCTttgactgtgtgagtgtgtcaattattgtttttcatattaagacaagattttttttaccAAGTATACAATGGCCACTGAAAATGCAGAAACAATACAATTAAAGCACAAAAGTAGAACCTGACAGGTGAGGATGATTTTACCTGTACAGAGCCACGTAGTATCGGTCCGAGACGCTCTGCTGGGAGTCCATCACCTGGAAAAGCAGCATGAGTGCCTGCACTGCTGTGTTGAACTTCACCAGATGAACCACTTTGAACAGCGTGTCCAGCTGCTCCTTCACCTTCTCGTCCCCGGTGCCGGCGTAAGGATACGCCCGGTTCACGCCTGACAGCAGCACGCTCAGCATTTTGGACTCTATGTCCTTCTTCTTGACGCAGGCGCGGAAGAATGAGAAGTAGACAGTGATGAGTTTGGCAGCGAGCTCAGCCTCGTCGTGGCTCAGCATCACCTGGCTGAGGAAGCAGACGGCGTAGTACTGCGCCTTTGGGCTGATGTTGGGCCGGAACATGAGCCGCTCCACCTCACAGCACACTATTGCCTTCATGTTGGGGTGTTTGTGCAGCAGCGTTTCCAGCAGGTACGATGCTTTAGCCGCTGTCTTGTACTCAGGGTCTCCCAGCTTGTTGACGACCTGGATGAGCAGCGCCCTCTCCTGCTCTGGGCGGTTGCACAGCATCTCATGGGCAGTGGCCAGCGCCTTCGCTTTTGTGGCTGCCACCGTGTCATGAGCCACCGTGTCCAGGGCTGCCACGAACTCAGCCACATGGTGCTTCAGgtggtgctcaaagtaccaGAGAATGAGGCGGCGGTCGCGGGCATCTCGGTTGCCGCTGGCCTTCACCTCCAGCTGGTCGAATGGGTGCTGGGCGAAGGTCCGGAGCTTTCTGTGCTCTGGCAGCAGGTCAGACAGCAGGAGCTCCCGCAAGGTGTCCAGAGCCATCAGACCCATCCGTCGGCTACCCTTCTTCTTCACCATGGACACCAGGTTCTCCACGTGCTCCAGAGTGTGCACCGGAGCATCTTGGATTAGGACTGTCATGGCTGCCATCCTGTCTGCCAGCACGCCGGCGGAGACGACTGTCTTCATCCAGTTGGAATTGGCTCCTTTCTGCAGGTTCTTCTTGCTCTTGTAGAGCAACACCTCGGCCTCAAACAGCTGCTGGGCTAGCGCCTTGTACTGGGACACCAGTGAGGGATCCTGCTGTGTTGACGAGCCCTCTGTGGTGTATTCATTGTCGAACCATTTCCCTCCAGGTTTGATCAGCAGGACCTGTCGCTGCTGAAACTCAAACACATTCACGTTCTGTTTCGCCTTCTTCCCGGTGGTTGTCTTCTTCGCCTTCTGTTTATCCTCCACTTCCTGCTTGTTGTTAACTTTCTGCTGAGCGGTGGATGCTTGTTCCTCTGATGGAGCTTTCTTTGCTTTGGCTTTTTTACTTTCCTTCTCACTCGTGCCTGCAGCGTCGCCCTCAGGCTCATCTGAGATGACCTGCAGTCCGGAATACGCCTGAATGCCCAGTTTGGTGATAAATTTCTCCAGCTCGCCCTCCTCCAAGTCGTCTATcgctcctttttttcctccgtCGACAAGCTCATTGGAGTCGTTCAGGCCGGCAAGCATGACATAGTCGGCCTATAGACGGACAAGAGAAGACGAAGAACACATTGTCATAAACTATAATACATATCAGTCTGGTGCAACCATTACAAAGTAATCCCTGATAGTAATTTCGTGCTACTCATCTTTCACCTGAGCAAAGTGGTAATTGtgatataaaaatatgataaatttTCTGGATCTTTTGTTTGCCTTTTTAACTTATTtgaacttattttattttctttcccctCCATCAgatcaatttattatttttctttgattttagGGTGTAAAAATAGCGAGGAATGCCGTCACAATCatccagagcccaaagtgacacccTCATTATGATTGTTTTGCCAAATTAACAGTCCAAACCTTAACATTATTACTAGATTATAAAGATTCAAAAGGAAAACCCCTCACATTAATGGAGCTAGAGccataaaatattttacatgaaaaatgacttacaCCATGCAAATAGCtttcaattaattttctgtcagctgAACTGACTACACAAATAATCATTTCAGCAGTACTTGTATGAACAGTTAGTTTAacttataacaaaaaaaaatatcttaatttgTGAAGTCACTCCAGTTAttagataaatgtagtggagtgaaaTATTGACCACTGAAATGTAGCAGAGTAAAGCAGCAAGTGGCATGACAGCAAAAATACTCAAATTTGTAGCCTACATATgtacagcacttgagtaaatgtattgtTAATAACAAGTAACCTGCAGCAGTTGTGCCTGTCATGAGGTTTTATCTTCTAAACTCACCTGTGTTCCTCCCAGTCTCAAAACCTCGTCCAAACTgagctcttcctcctctttcttccctCTGCCTTCACCTTCATCAGCTGCTGGATCTCCATCTTCTTCCCCGCCGCCGTTTTCAGCCTCCATGTCGTTGTCTGCGGGCTGAAATGTCACTTTTTTGGGCGCTTTGGCGTTTTTACGGTGCTTGTTTTTCGCCGCCATGCTTGCTACAGCATGAGGAGAACGTGACCCGGATGTGGTATACAACGTCATGTCGGTGTTTCcggaattgaaaaaaaaaagtagttatTTTCTGTccgttatttttttttattaattatgtttTAACGTGAATATTCGCATGAAACTTACCGtcgtttttctttgttttttttaacgcGACggttgtgaagaaaaaaaacaccactgctGTTAACGTCTCATCCTGACGTAACGAATGGTTGTCCAACCAGAGAGCTTGTCGCTTCCGCCGAATGTCAAGCTCGCCTTCATGAAACAGAGAAGGCAGGGGAATTGTCAAAATAACAGTACATTCACAGAAGAGGTGCAAGCTTCTATTTTAGCTGatggaaaagagaaaaacacctATTCAGTGAATATTTATatagtattatattattatatgtatatttatatggACTCCCTAACAGCTGACCATGTGAGGAAGGAACTGAGGAAGATCAAGAcaaggaaagaaggaaagacaCAGGCCTGGACGGCATCAGCTCCCGACTACTCAAGGACTGTGCAGACCAGCTCTGTGAGGTGGTTCTGCATATCTTCAATCTGAGCCTTAATCAGGAGAGTTTCTTGTTGTGTGGTTCTAGTACCGGAGACTGTACACCCCAGAGAATTCAGGCTAGTAGCCATAACTTTCCACCAGATGAAGAAAATGGAGAGAATTATACTAAACCACCTCCGACCCCTGGTGAACCCTAAGCTGACCTAACCCCCTGCAGTCTGTCTATCAACCAGGCACAGGTGTGAATGACGCAGTCATCGTCCTCCTGCACGGATCCCTCTCACACCGTGAAAACACTGGGAGCACTGTTATGGtcatgttgtttttacttttgtagTACCTTCAATACAATACAGCCAGCACTGCTTAGGAGGAAGCTAAGGAGCAGGAGTGGACTGTTGCCTGGCTGCGTGGACCATCAACTATCTCACCAACAGGCCACAGTATGTGAGGCTTCATGACTTTTTTGTTCACTATAAACATCAGACGTCAGACATGGACATCTGTGACCCCCAGAAGTTCTGTGATGATACAGCCATCAGTGGATGTGTATCAGAAGGGAACAAACAGGAATACAGTGAGGTCGTCAAGGACTTTGTCAACTGGTGTGAGCTCAGCAACGACTCTCCCCTAAACAGCAGCAAGACAAAAGAGATGGTGATAGACTTCCACAGGAAGATGTCCCAGACCCCACCAGTGAACATCCAGGGATTGGATTTTTAGATGGTGGGAATGTATAAATACCTCAACAATAAACTAGACTAGTCAAACAACGTCCTCTACAAAAAAGGCCAAAGTTGTCTTTACTTGCAGAGACGACTGAGGTCCTTTGGAGGGTGCAGGACACTGTTGAGGACATTTATAACACTGTGGCTGCATCTGCAACATCCTACACAGTGGTCTGTTGGGGGAGCTGGAGGTACGAAGAGAACAAACTGTTTAGGAGGGCCAGCAATCAAGAGGGACATTCCTCTTGATTCCATAGAGTGGGTGGGTGAGAGAAGGATGTTAGAGCGCTACTGCAGGTCCTTCATTCTGACAGTAGTTGGACTCTTTAACAAGACGGCATAACATCATGTAATGctgttgtctctgtctccaccacGATGACCACTGAAAATGAATGTATATTCATAATGTACAAGCCTGTAGAAGCCCTAACAAGCCCGTGCAATTCCTTACTGtgcaataatttattttataggtaatattttttatctttacagGAAATACATTACACACCATGTGTGTATTACAGTTATATTGTGCAACAATCATGGGCATCCAATATATCTGTATAAGTGAAAGGTGTATATggattttatattatttttattttgtattattttatttctattttatctacattttatgtaatattttaattatattttggcAGTCTTGTcttataataattatatttaaGGAATTAATACATATTTCATGTCTTTTGTTTAGTTGAATTAATCCACAAATAAAGGAAATACACACAAAGATCCAAACTGACTAAGATTTTCTAAAAATGTATACAAAAACCGGTATATTTAGTTTTCATCTGGCACTACAAACTTGTCCTACAAAACGTGTTTTATTATGAAAGGTTAACCGGATGTTTGCTCCTTTACCGATGCTAGCTTAACGTTCATCACTCTGTGAGCATTAGCATTTCGCTGTTGCACAAGGACTTTTGAATCTTTAAGCTCATTTAAACGGTAGACGGACACAAAAGAACAAGtgtatattttaattatttgtacGCGAAACTAAAACGTTTATCTTGGACGCGGTCACGTTTGTATTTCGTCGTTAATGTACTTGTAGCTAAAGCGGCTAATGCTAACCGGCTAGCTGCTATCCtgtcagagagcagagcagagagttGGTCCATGTGATTCAAGTTACACTTTAGTCACAGTTTTCCTCTCAAATAATGCTACCAACCCAAACGTTATGTAACACATGTTATAAAACAGTGTCATAGTTGTATTTCGGTTAATATTACCAGCAGAATGAGGGCTTGTTTTGGTGTTAAAACACAGCTGTTGATAAGCAGAGTCTTCAGTCATCCTCTCAGTCCATCAGCTGCAGGTGAGTTTATTTATTATACACCGTTTATGCTGTGACACCTAAATGTCATGTGATATTTGTATGTTAATATTAACTGTGTGCGTTGACATGGCTTGAGGTTTTATTTCCCATGCATTGCCTATTTTGTTGGTCTTTTATTTGGGTattattgagttattgttgtatTATTGTCTTGCAAAATTTTGCTCACTAGATTTTAACTTCAGGTTTGGACTGTAAATTGATGTAATTCAAATCAGTTGGGTTATGGCACAGCTCTTACACCATACTACCTTACAGAGTCACATTTACACTACGTGTGTTAATTACTGGACATCCCATTCAGAAACAAGTTATTTgttatttaatatatatttgtaatgtttgtgtttgacagTGCGATGGCGAGCAGCTCAGACCAGACTCTTCTGCAGCCCGCCAACAGGTGAGGAAAAGCCCCAACCCTCCATGCTGCGACACCTGacctccaaaataaaagccacaGGTCCAATTACAGTGGCGGAGTACATGAGAGAGGTGCTCACCAACCCAGTGACGGTGAGTGACAGTCGTAGATGTTTAAGTCACCTTCAGGTCCTGGATCGGTTAGAGAAAACTGCCTGTTtgatattgaatttttttttttgtgacgtGCTTTATGGCCTAtcttttataaatataaaacttaTATTGGCACTGTCTGGTAATTGGGGACAGCtaccagggaaaacaaaagtaCCATCCTCTTCATATTTTGGATGTATAATGGTTGATGCATTTGCACCACAACTTTAGCCAGGGAGAGCGTACCCAGTGTCAGACAGAATGGTGTACTGAAAGCAAGGCTAAtgggaaccaatctaaacacTGATGGCGTCCTTACTATATAGCCATTACAGTGTGAAATCAACTTGTCTATTTCCACATTAATTGATCAGTCGATTCAGGACAAGTGAGTGTTGATTCTCATTGGGTTTGGCAATACAATCAGTGCTATCTTGTTACAGTTGTTGTCtgattaattaatattaaacaTTATGTTTTATGGAGCTTCTAAAAACGGCGTATTGATCTCAGTCTTTAACTGAAACCTGAAATAATTTATCACCCTCTGCTGCCTCTCAGCATCCTTCATTCAGACTGATTAGTTCTTTATTTCAGGGTTATTATGTGAGGAACAACATGCTGGGACCTGATGGAGATTTCATCACATCACCAGAAATCAGTCAGATTTTCGGAGAGGTAAGGCTGTGAAaattccaccttaaaaaaaacaaaaacaaaaaaacaactcacccacactcagacacacagttAGATCAAATCTGTCAGTGTATTTCAAG
The sequence above is drawn from the Epinephelus moara isolate mb chromosome 12, YSFRI_EMoa_1.0, whole genome shotgun sequence genome and encodes:
- the cebpz gene encoding CCAAT/enhancer-binding protein zeta — translated: MAAKNKHRKNAKAPKKVTFQPADNDMEAENGGGEEDGDPAADEGEGRGKKEEEELSLDEVLRLGGTQADYVMLAGLNDSNELVDGGKKGAIDDLEEGELEKFITKLGIQAYSGLQVISDEPEGDAAGTSEKESKKAKAKKAPSEEQASTAQQKVNNKQEVEDKQKAKKTTTGKKAKQNVNVFEFQQRQVLLIKPGGKWFDNEYTTEGSSTQQDPSLVSQYKALAQQLFEAEVLLYKSKKNLQKGANSNWMKTVVSAGVLADRMAAMTVLIQDAPVHTLEHVENLVSMVKKKGSRRMGLMALDTLRELLLSDLLPEHRKLRTFAQHPFDQLEVKASGNRDARDRRLILWYFEHHLKHHVAEFVAALDTVAHDTVAATKAKALATAHEMLCNRPEQERALLIQVVNKLGDPEYKTAAKASYLLETLLHKHPNMKAIVCCEVERLMFRPNISPKAQYYAVCFLSQVMLSHDEAELAAKLITVYFSFFRACVKKKDIESKMLSVLLSGVNRAYPYAGTGDEKVKEQLDTLFKVVHLVKFNTAVQALMLLFQVMDSQQSVSDRYYVALYRKLLDPGLSSSSRQSMFLNLLYKSLKADIVLRRVKAFVKRLLQVSAEQNASFSCGALFLVSEVMKAKPGLKLLLQDDGDGEEEEFKDLAEENEDGDDDDDEEEHFVDADKLAEGTSAETEAKPTSSWVHHQNLEGGQSKQSYDPLHRNPLFCGADHTTLWELQRLAVHFHPSVSLFAKTILEGGSIQYSGDPLQDFTLIRFLDRFVFRNPKQLKGKQNMDSAALAPKQRLPLNSLPVNCEEFLSKEESQIPVDEIFFHRFFKKRQQEKQRQTRRPRREEDKESVEDVDDDEFEKILDSCEGDSYFTEMADDDLDFAGNVKSKKKKKGAEDLDDSDMDDSDMDDLDDEEVSLGSMDEEDFGDELEEEGGTFMDLDGGDEDDDDVPELEDDDAAFGDSGDEMEVPDITPRTKKGKRKSSEDLDFSGSLGPKQGKKKKKGKKDGAMFASAEEFGSLLDENAGSKFDNIGLNAMANKDKAGLKQLKWEAQRDDWIQDRDVKTLRKKKTMFNKKKMFGRARAGGKAFGNKKRKK